GGTAGAAGGTTCAAACGTCGTGTATCAGGGCGCACCACCACAATAAAGCCTCTTGACGATATATCGTATATGATATATAGTAGTTGTTGCGTAGACTATTTTATGAATAAGAATAACTATCTCTACAAATTGCAAAAAAATAAGGAGTATAAGAAACTTCTTAAAGAAGAGAAGGATCTACTTGATATTGCTTTGCAGATTTCCCAAACACGAAGGAAGCGTAAAATTACTCAGGTGCAATTGGCAAAAAGAGCTGGCATGCCCCAAAGTCAAATTGCAAGAATTGAAAGTGGGAATCATAACGTGACTATCGGGACTCTAAATAGGGTTGCGGGTGCATTGAACTTACGAGTGGTTGTTGGAGAGTAGTACGCTGGCATTCATTCTGAAAGGTATACCTAAACTTCCTCTACTTACTTTGAGGAATTTTACGTATTCACAGATTGAACGCAAAAAAACAAAGGTATGTTATGATTTCCAAAAATCAGCTTTTTTAGTCAGCCTTGACAACGTTACCAATTTGGTATAAGTTCGTATTTGGACATACACAGACACTCACATTACAACCCAAGGAGGAAATTATGTGCGGTGGATATCCTTACCCGCACCCGGCAGGACACGTCATTGCGCAGCTGGTATCTGGGCAAGAAGTGAAAGTTGCCAAAGGCTTTGGCTTTCCGAAAAAGCAAGAAGATTCGACCTGCATTATTGCACGCGTCGTTGGCTACTCTGCGCTTTGCGCTGATGGCACGCTGCTAGGTTGCATGGATGGCGCAGGCGTCACACCCACAGACGTCATCCACCAAACTTTTGAACTGAGCGATG
This Patescibacteria group bacterium DNA region includes the following protein-coding sequences:
- a CDS encoding helix-turn-helix transcriptional regulator; this encodes MNKNNYLYKLQKNKEYKKLLKEEKDLLDIALQISQTRRKRKITQVQLAKRAGMPQSQIARIESGNHNVTIGTLNRVAGALNLRVVVGE